DNA sequence from the Acipenser ruthenus chromosome 20, fAciRut3.2 maternal haplotype, whole genome shotgun sequence genome:
AGCAAACGtgtgtcaaattattattattattattattattattattattattattatttttttattttttttttaggtttaaaaTTAAAGTCACTTTGTAAATGAACAGATgcatacagggtgattagaaaaaATAATCAGAGTGGGAAGGCTGTTGGCTGTCTTCTTGTTACACAGATCATCTcttacataaatatttatttccatGCTTAACAGTAGATCAATATATTtttagattgattttttttttgtacaacagTTGTCTCAAAATGGCTGAATGCAGTGAAAGCTTTGGTGTTGTGTGAATGTAACGTTGTTCTCTGCTTGTCTTTTTCTTTTAGGATGGAGGAAACTAGTTTGTGCCTTGGTGTGTCTTCAGCAGTGCCTGAAGCTGAAGCCCATCTCAACAGCACTGTTCTTAACGGCCAGTATCCGATAAGCCAGAAGCTGCACCAATTAACCGCTCAACTTGGTCATGCCTTTCCAGATCTTCACAACAGACAGATCCCTGAAGAGAAAGCTGCTACCCCACTGGATGAAAAAAGTCACCTGTCTTTTGCAAGTCAGCCAATAAGCAGTCAGATGGCTTTGCTTGCCAACCATCTGAACAGAGACATTGATTCCAGTCTGGCTATGAACGGGAGAGTAGACCTTCAACAGTTCCTGAACGGGCAGAACCTGGGCATCATGTCTCAAATGAACGACATTGAAGACGACGCCAGAAAGAACAGGAAGTACCCATGCCCTCTCTGTGGAAAACGGTTTCGCTTCAACAGCATCCTTTCACTACACATGCGAACCCATACTGGAGAGAAGCCTTTCAAATGCCCATACTGCGACCACCGGGCAGCTCAGAAGGGCAACCTGAAGATCCACCTACGCACTCACAAGCTGGGCAACCTGGGCAAGGGCCGAGGCCGAGTCCGTGAGGAGAACCGACTCCTGCACGAGCTGGAAGAGAGGGCCATCCTGAGGGACAAGCAAATGAAGGGCAGCCTCCTGCAGCCCAGGCCTGACATGAAACAACAGCAACAGCCTCCCCAGCAACACCAGCTGCAGCCAATGCAGActcagctgcagcagcagcagcagatacCCATCGCCCCCTGCAGTTTGCCGACACTCACAAGCCACAGCACCCCGGAGAACACTTCTCTTCTGGCCCCCTCTCCCAAACCGGCCCAGGAAGAGCAGGCAGCCCCACCCACTGGCTTCCGCTGCACCTTCTGCAAAGGGAAGTTCAAGAAGCGTGAGGAGCTGGATCGCCACATCCGCATTCTGCACAAGCCCTACAAGTGTACACTGTGTGACTTTGCTGCCTCCCAGGAGGAGGACCTCATTAGCCATGTGGAGAAGGCGCACATCACTGCGGAGTCGGCCCAGGGCCAAGGCTCCAGCGGCAATGGGGACAAACCTGCCAATGAGTTCCGCTGTGAGGTGTGTAGCCAGGTCTTCAGTCAGGCCTGGTTCCTGAAGGGCCACATGAGGAAGCACAAAGATTCCTTCGAGCACTGCTGCCAGATCTGTGGCAGGCGATTTAAAGAACCCTGGTTCCTGAAGAACCACATGAAAGTGCATCTGAACAAACTGTCTATTAAGAGCAAATCCCCTACAGACTCCGAGGTGCCTGTAACTATCAACAGCATGGCACAGGAAACCCATGCAAACTTGTACTCCCGTTACATATCATGCTTGCAAAGTGGATACCTGTCGCCTGACAAGACAGGCTTAGGTGATCAAAACCAGATGCTTAGCAAAGCAGCCATCACTATGAAGGAGAAAGAAATGCTTGGAAAACTTCTGGCACCGGTTGGCGGAATGGGCCACAGCCTGGGTGAAGGGGAGAAGAGGTCTTTGTTGGGTTGTTTGAACCTGGTGCCTCCCTTGAAGTCCAGCTGCATGGAGCGCTTGCAGGCAGCCGCAAAAGTAGCAGAGATAGACCCTATAAACAATTATCAAACTTGGCAGATTATGGCGAGGGGAATGGCCATGGATCAGGCTTTTCTGTCTAAAGAGCATCAGCAAGTGACGTGCAGTCAGGAAGAGACTCTGGCCAATGCAGGCATACTCTTTGCTAAAGAAAAGCGAGACTACCTTCTTATGGCTGCTGATGGTTCCAAGCAAAAGCTGCACACTGAAGCTGTGCAATGTGCCAAAAGCAGCGACCTGGTCTCAGGTAAAGATGGCAATTCAGAAAATAGCAGAGAGTTCATGCCCCGCAGCCTTGGGCAGAGCCTTGAATACAGCATACCTAGTATGAAGGAAAAGTCCACAGAGTGCTCAGATTGCGGAAGGGTGTTTAGAACTTACCACCAAGTGGTTGTCCACTCCCGAGTGCACAAGAGGGACCGGAAGCCCGGGGAGGAGGGGATCCGAGTCTGCCTGGATGAACGACGCGGCTCAGCAAGTGATCCAGAGACTCAGTCCATTAGCAGATCCACAACTCCAGGTTCCTCTAACATCACTGAAGAAAGTGGAGCTGGAGGAGGCCTTTCACAGACGGGGAGCGCACAGGAGGACAGCCCACACCCTTCCTCTCCTTCCTCTGGTAAGACCATCTTTATCTTGCAGTTTTTTAGATAGGCTTTAACATCTACAAGGTATGCTTTTGTAAATGCCCCAAGGGCCATTAATGGGATTGTATTTATTACTGAGGAGGAGACAATGACAACAAGCCCCCCCCACCAACGGGGCCTTTTACAACACTGAATCTGGGGCcaggtatacattttttaaatcactgatttGTTAGCTGTGAGAAAAATGTTTGTGTGAAGTAAACTTACACTTCTCCATTGTGACCCGTTTCATGACATAAGAGCTGTGGTCATCTTTGCTGTCCTTATTATTGGCTTTTTATCATTGTCCATGAACAGCCATGGTGAGAAAATCAGACAGTACATAGATGACCACCTCCACAGGCTGTGTTTTCTTCATGAACTAACCATCTATATCTTGACCTGTCTATGATCAGAAGCTGTGAGAGAATCTGGAAAAGGACCAGCTTGCCTTAAAAGCCAAGGTCTATCTGCTTAGCAGCCAGTTCTCACTTTAGAGATTCAAACTACAGTAGCTGTATTTGTTTCTCTCTCTTTAAAATCCAGTCACCCATGCAGTCACATGCCTTCACCTGTGTAATTGTTGGTATGCCTATatctgcttctttacacactccTATTGACTTGTCAGTGATAAAAATAGATGTTAATTAAGAGAGGAATGCAGTCAGATGTACAATCAGATGTACAACTCCCCCTGCCGAAGGACTATGACAATGTTCAGTAAGGTTCAGGCAAAATTCAATTCCGGGAGAAGAAAGAGAACCTACCAGTACAGAATTTGTTAAGCAAAATACTTAAAATCCATGCTGTGCATTCCCAAACATTCTTATGATACTTAATGCCTCTGTTCAAATACCCATGAAACACTCTGTTCACATCCAAAGTCACAGCCTACTTTACAGTATAGTACAGAAGGAATGAGAATTAAATGTAATAACAGTAAACAGGATACAATTGATTAAGCATAAAAGATTATGGGCCTAGTACTACAGTATTATCAGACAAGAGGTATATTTACCGGGAAGGGTAGAGCTGCTGATGACTATAGAACTTTTAAAGGTAACTTCTTCGTTCCTCAGGGTAGTAATATGCAGCTAAGCACCATGCTTATTAATTGGGTCATGACTATGTGATAACCAGATGGTTTAAGCTAAACAATACACTAATTGAATATTCACATATAaagcaggttttaaaaaaattaatatatgggatatatttaaaatatattttagtctgtaatccacatatttattttgtatgttgaaaatatatggtgcaccatatattttcattagtctgtaatccatataaaataaatatatggattacagactaaaatatattttaaatgtatcccatatattttaaatatataaaagggggccaatttctatatatgaaaaatgtaaggatcatacttttctaccatatattaaaaatatgtttttttccatAAGAGAAACTATGCTTTCCAGttgtcaaagtaaaaaaaaagattaagcaACTTCATCTATaataagaacatttttatttatgcatatttAACAacgtagttatttatttattttttttcttagctgatacccttatccagggcgacttacaattgttacaagatatcacattatttttacatacaattacccatttatacatttgtgtttttactggtgcaatctaggtaaagtaccttgctcaagggtacagcagcaatgtacccttgagcccacgaccctccggtcaagagtccagagccctaaccactactccacactgctgccctgtgtttgTCATGTGTTCCATGTAGTGTATGGATTTTGAACAAGGGATCGAACTGAAGGGATTCATGCTTCAAGCGATTGAAATAAGATAATGTTAcaagcatgtttaaaaaaaaaaaaaaaaaaaaaaagtgaaatgttttgtacaatacattattttgtccTTCCAGTATTTTGCCTAATATCGCATGGAACATGAAACGCTTCTACTAACTTCAAAGTATGATGAAAAAAGAAGAGGTTTTATTACGATTACAACAAAACAGGACTAGTTTAACTGACAAAATACAGTGgaaaacacaaaaccacattAAAAAGATGCCTCGCACAATTACCTAACACACAAGTATTAAAGCTCTGCTATTGAGGAAACACAAACGCTACATTTTGAAGGCCCCAGTACAGGTTCTTTATTCTTTATACTTTATACAGtattgaatttatatatatatatatatatatatatatatatatatatatatatatattggactaACCGGctgaaaatctgtattttaaagtgCCTCATTAGTTTCTtaggtagattttttttttcagtgctcatAAAATAGATTGATAGTGCTACAGAGACAGAATCCCTCTATATGTATCCACAGTTCAGGTAGCAAAGAATGATGGGCAACACGCCAGATATCCCCACACTGTTCTACTAATGTGCCTTAAAGTTGACCTTAAGGGCTCACCCTCTGCTGGGGAAAAAGGCAAGCCTAGTCTCTTAGCTTAATTCATTCTCAGAGTAAAGACTACAAATCACACAGAATTAAGGGGCGTTATGGAGATTGGTGCTTATGAGGCTAAATAAATTCACCCTATTCTGCATTCAATTCATTTTTTAGGGGAATAGTTTATGTATCCCTGGCATGGACTTAAGATAAGAGGTGAATCCATTATATTTTACTAAATAtaatcagctttttttttatgtaaagatATTCAAAAGATGTGCACAACATTCCTCATGTTATCTAATCCCTTGTCTTGACGAACAGCATCGaacatgtctttaaaaaataatttagcaATCAGAAAGGATTAGCCACCAGGTAGCACTATACGCTAAGGAAATTCCTATTAGACTCAAGGGCAAAAAATAtactttaaatgttgttttttttgccataATATCCCATTTGTGTAATAGAGGTTAAAAAAGGTCACTTAGAATAGATGGccgtttatttttcttttcttattccaAAGAGAAAGCTGATTTATTTTGCATGTCTGTTGTATAATAACCTGCTGCTACTGTGACTGAATTAAACTTCACTTACCATAATGATCAATAATATCTTGGCTGTGAAAAACAAAGGTCAAGGTTACACACTATTATTTctaaagctttgttttttttggggggggcttCTTAAAGGTGAAGCTGCTATTGTTTCAAATTGTCATTTAAGGATGATAACGTGCTATTATTAATAAACCtttaacatatttgttttttcaaTAGGCATTTCAAATACTCTTCtcatttgctatgtttttattttgtttcttttttcaaaattGGTTTGGCAGGGAAGACACTAATGTTATTTTTTCGATTCTCTGCAATGAATTCAGCTTGATAAACAAGGGTTCCCAACTTGatagtatttcttaattcattATGAAGCGTTTTAAGCAGAATGCTTCTCAGAACAGATCAGAGAACGACAGCTTACAATGAATGGCAGAAGAAAAGCAATTGTAACCTGGTGTAATACTTTGTAAAGGGGGATTGAGAACTGAGAGGCTATTTAAAACGTCTTGCTCAGTCTGAACAGAGGAGCGAGGTCAACTTTGCAATCAAACAGTTATGGCAAAGATGTGTGACAGTCACTGGCAGGGGGAAGCTTGGTATGCAGCTGTTTGTAATGTGAGTAAAAGGATGTTTGAATCAGTGCACATGTGAAAATGACATCAGTGAACCAGAAAATGTGTTTGTGCTGCATCTCTCCTGACTTGCTGAGAACCCAATTTAAGATCAACTGCTGTAACCAGGGCCTCTGACTCACTGGGAGCCTGTCTCCAAATAGCACTAAAACAGAGCGCTATGATTCCCCCATTGGATTTCTCCTGCACTGTTGTTGAACACATCTTCCGATTGGCCTTAATAATTTCAGATGTGAAGTGCTTTAAATGTCAAGGGTAATATCTTGATTGTACCTGCTaggacactgaaaaaaaaaaaaaaacaaacaatttccaTTTCCTTgaccctttttaaaaatattttatacatttatagaTTGTTTTAAAACTCTGCCCAAGCATTTTTATACACAGAGGAAAGTTGATAGTTCTGTAACTAGACCCTGTTAAAGATATTGTGATTTCAATCTAATCCCAAAAGCCAACATTTTCATATGCCAGACATAAAGCTAGATTCTCAGtcctatttactccaaatcgtcatgtgcatttaaattacatttttatttttcagggaCATTTATTTTAGGTTCTTTGTGTAGTGAAAAGTTGCTTCTTACtcatttgtttattgtaattggtgttttgttttttttatagtacttTCAGGCAAAAAAAATGCACTAATGACGATCTGGAGTAAGTAGATTTGAAAATGTTAGCTTTTGGGATCACAGTATGATCACAATATGCTCACCAAAAGTCATGATATTATACAATATTTACTGCAAGAAAAAGCCACCTATAAGAAAAAGTAACCTGGTATTCTTTAGAGCCAGTATTGCAAGTAAAAAAATAAccttcattttaataattttgaCAATAATATAGTTGATTGGCCTGTAGGACTGGGAGCCACATGTGTTAAGTCATTTGAATCAAAGGTAAGCACATGCCTCTTAAATTGTTTGTAACTAATGCAataatttcataaaccttacctgTTGAGCACTTCCATTCGTTATATATGCGTCTcaatttgtttgaaaaatatctggtactacacaaagTCAAAGACATCTGTTTGCAAACTATGCtgtcagatagtgttgcacttccttggaaattgtccccaccccttggCCATTAACCAACCAGTTGCTTCCCTGATTGACTGGAATGCTTTCAACTataagacactgctgaggtgaaatgacccaggaagtgcaagtgtaacagacttcctgagagtactaaggcatggaaactgattgctttctttaacctaatgtagtatcagatatcatgttttagaaTGAGAATACAATTTTTGCTagtatatgtgtttctttcataacTGCCCATTTTAGACATATATGTAGAAGTGGAAAACAAGGTGATTCGTTTGCTAGCTACAATTTATTTCAGCAGCAACAGATTTCTTTGCACATACTTTTTGCGACTCATATATTCTTAAAtgctatttaaataaattaagctTAAATGACTTGACACTGTTTGACCAACTTAATTGGGGGATGATTGAGGTTGTTCCCATGTGAAAGAGCAATTGAATACATTGACCTTTGGTTCATTAAATATGGAAGACCAGCCATATGATACCATGACATAAGAATTTCTTAACACAAGGGACTGTGTTGATCCTGGCATGAAACAATGAATTGTAACCATTGTATATGTTTTAGTAAAATTTCAATGATTCATACATTTACTGTATCTAACATCAGctgtttgaagtttttttttttttttacctttatttGTAATCATCTAAGCTGCAGTAGGCAGGGGCACATTCATTACTCAGCTGTGCTCTTCCATTCCATACTTGTGTCAACCCCATTGACAGACTACATAAAACAGCTTTTGTGCAAGCATCAGAGCTTTGACATGAGGCAGATAATGACATGAAGTTTGCTTCATTTTTAGCGATAGTCATCTCCTAATCAAAGAGCaaaaaatggggaaaaaatgTTAAGTCCAAGGATTAAGATCTCCATTTTTTTGCTTGTGCATTCCAATTGTTCTTAAAATATTTGGCAATGTCAATTAGTAACTGAGCAGAGCTAGCTGATGAACACAATTTTCCACTAGACTGAGCACCCTATTGTTGTCGAGCTAACAGCAGATTTCTGAGGTCATTATCATTCCCTGTTAGCTCTGCCCAGCTGCTCCACTCCGCTCAAGCCAAACTTTACACCGAGGCTCAGGGTAGCAGGCAGCAACAGGGGGCTGAGAAGGGAGGAGTGAGAAGCTGgcttaatacagagagagagagagagagagagagagagagagagagagagagagagagagagagagagagagagagagagagaaatcattACTGTTGGGCAACAGGAAACGGAAAGCAAAAACTTTCTAAGATATTGGAGCAGGAAAGGCTGCTTTCTAGGCTGACTTCCTGCTTGCCCAGCCAACCATTTCCCCTGAAGAACCTTTTGCCTGCAAGCTGGGAGGATACTGGCTAGCTCAGTAGACGACAGCAATTTGCATTTATGTAATTTCCACCACAAAAAATGTTCAAAGgttttgtggtggtggtggtgggatgTATGGGGCAGAATGTcaagtgatttacagtatgagATTAGCCTCTGTCCAGCTCTACTTTCTATGTCAACTACAATCTACTGTAACAGCTGCTTCAGAAAGCCACTATAGACATTAGAAGGAAACCATCCTCCCCTTAAAGGTGTGATTGGTTACCTTTGATTCTCATGCAATGTTTAATCACCACTCTTGAAGTTATGCATGTTCAATATGAGAAAAAAGCTCAAGTAATTACTGACAGTTCCTTTTCAATGAACGTTAGAACGCAGTTGATCTTACGAGGAAATGGTCCCTGAACTTTTCAGCTTCTAGATTTTAGACCCCagacatatttcttttattttttgtcctTTCTATTTTGTCCATCAAATCCAGCTTTTCCAAGGCATCTGTCTTTACAAATTCTTTTTAGCACCATGTACATCTTAATGGTAAcatgtaatctctctctctctctctctctctctctctctctctctctctctctctcagggttttAATCATCAGTGCATTGCTTCTTCCTTTTACACACAAGATATCCAGTGTCGCATTAAGAGTAATTACAACACTTAGGCACCTAGTGGCACTGTGCGATATACAGTAAAAGATAAACAGCTGACAGGGAGGTGATTATAGACTCACGTTGTGTGTCACTTAAAGTTTATGTACAATAATGATACTCCAGACTGTTAGTTTAGCCCAGATTCAGTATTCACTGTCAGCACGCAAACTCCAGTTGGTCTCATCTAGAAACAAAATGCAGCACACCTCCCCAaatataacatactgtacatgctgctctgtgtttgcagGAGATTTGCACAGTCTGCTCTGTGTATTAGAGCTGTGTAAATCCAGGCATCTGAGAACATGTTTAACTGCAAAGCTACAGTGGGTGCAAGACTATCCTAATGACCTGGCAGGAGTTCAGCTCTCTTGCATAATGCACTAACCCACCAGTTCTTATACTGGTGTTGACCTCCCTCTAATGTTGTGTTTATTGATCTAGGTgttcataaaaaaaatgcagatttgtTGTTGAATCTTGTTATACAGCACCTACAGTGCTTTAAAATTGATAATAATAGAGAGTAGTTTTACAGCCCAGTCTAAATATCATGACCGacttacattttaatacattctTGTTAAAGCAATCTCTCCCCCTGCTGGTATTTATTGTGGTATCTAGTTTTAGGATTAGTCAAATCTGTTTTCCTCTTTGAGTAAACAAGCTACTTTTCTTACTGTAATCATCCTCCTTCTAAACAGCTCAGCAGCAAGACCACTCTCTTTCacagtcatttttaaaatgtgaacactAAAGATCACAATCCACTAAGAGAGAGGTTTCTTCACAAAGCTTTGCAAGCACGCCTTTAAACTGTCAGGACCACCTTTTCACGGCGCGAGCAGTTCAATCTCAAAGCCCAACCCATTGTTAGCTTCTCTTTTAGCCCTGTGTCTGTCTAGATAATATGATACCCCCAATGCTTCCTCAGATGAAACCCTACTGCTTTCTACCTTAAattatttgaatataaaattcAATGCTTTCCGATATTAGAAAAAATGCCACTGTTAACCAACATAGATTTTCTCCTTGTAAAAGCTCCTTGATGTATATCATCATTGAGGATGTTTTATAAGgaaaaaatatcacattttgcTTTGAAATATATAAGCACAGTATATATTAGCTTAAAGTACAGGGTGaatagaaagtaagtttaccacatcaacccACCATGTTATTGATGTGGTAAAATCGCCCTGTAAAACTCTCTTACTTGTGGACTTGCCAGCTGTACATTATAATATGCTCCCAGAAGCTGTTTTCCCTTCACCTTTATATATTCAAAAGCTATATGTGTAATCCCACATGCCTACCTGTATAAAGTTAGCATTACTTGTGAGCAGCATCAAAGCACTGCTGGCTGCATGCAGCTGCCAACCATCTTGTCCCCTGTTATTAGACATCCAGCTGTCAGAAAAacagaaggaaaaagagggaggaAATCTCTCAAGAGCCATATGGTACAAAGTTCTGCTTTACAGCAATGCTACCATTTGTTCAGCGCTGCCCAGTAACACAACTGATGTTCTTGTGTATTGCATTATTATCTGTAGAACGTCACATACTGTACACTGGACTTCATGTTTAATGTGGCTTGCTACAGAGCAAAGAAACAAGATCAAGGGTCAAATTTAGCATAAACAGGTTCAGATTGTTGTACACCACCCCCCTTTTATCATAAATAGCCAATCGTTGGTGTATTTTTCTATTAACTTAATGCATAAGTCACATgggtaatgctttgtttttgttgactgaaaaaaatatatacggtGAGTATTATCACTAAATCTGACTGTACGTCAGGGGAAAGTGTTTGAGAAGTCCCACCCAAGTCAAAGGGGATTATTTGCACAAGGAACAGACCATTAATACAAATCAGTACTTAACCAAACAAACATGATTCTATTACAAGGGTAGCAAAGATTAATATAGCAATAGCATCCGTAGCGATTCAGTTATGATAATGGCACCACTGGGGCTCATGCCCCAAGCAAAATGAGGTATTATCTGCATCGATATTTCAGCCTTTTTGTCAATGTCTTAAATGAAGGATTGCCTTAGCGATTTAAGTTTCTTTGATGACCAGTTCTTAACTCACTGATGCAATGGGTCTGGTGAGGACAAGTGCTTAGGTACTGATGGATATAATTGGAGCCCATGTTTAATGTCAGTGGAAAAGTGCTCATGTACACATTTCCAATATCTTTAACATTTGGGTTTATGAATAAAGTGGGTTGCTCCAATTTTgtcttatttacagtaaaaatgacattttcttcTACTGTAGTCTGACTAGTCATGTGTCCCTTTGTGTAGGTgtcacatgtactgtatatagagaGCATGTGTTTTATCAGACATGGCTGTctttgtacagtacatgtaaaatcttttgttttgatTCCCTTTATTTCTAAAGCATAGCAATGAATCGATTAaaaacatatcattttttttcagttcttcaatccgTGCTTGGTTTCCTAGCAAACTGATTAAATGTAAGGGTTTAAACAAAAGACAGCAATGTTGTTATCAATTTTCTGTTAATCTGCCCAAACCTATGCAGGTAGCCTGTTACCTTAATGTAAATCATATTTGTTGGGCTGTAGCCTTTGTAGACATAGTGAcctatagtttatttattttgctctaagCCTATTACAAAATCAATAAACAattttttgttactgtttgttttctCCTCTGTATATCCCCCTGAGTCCTGCACCATGACTCTCCAGCAACACCCCTACTGTTTCTGGAGAGTGGAACGACCCTATTCCTCCACATGCCAACATACAGGGGCTGTAACAACAACCAGGCTAAAAAAAGGAACCCCCTTCCAGCTTAGTCAAGGAAGCCACTTCTTTAGTTCACTTGGTATAGGCCGTGTCTTGGAGCCAGAAGTGTGTGAGTTCAGATCTCGAAATACAATTCTTACTAGGCTGCAGTACCCCTTACATTATGCTACTgtggttatttgtttaataacttTGCCTTACTGAAATTTCTTACAACGGTCACCACACACTTTGCGCTGCTGCGGGTAAAGCTTGAAACTGGCTTTTCATGCTGCCATTGAGTTGTCTTGTGAAGCACCTGCCTCCTCCCTTGAGTCGTGTTTGCAATACTGCCTGTCTTGCTTTACTACTCCTCCAGAGTCTAACAGAGAacacttgtatgttatttccCTAAATCCTGGGGGACAGCCATTGACCTCCGCTTCGAGGACAATGACCCCTTTGACTGCGGGGATGAAGACATGAAACCTTTGTGGATTAATTAGATTTAGAATACAATTCATTTGGCTGTTTTGGAATGCAAAACTTGGGTGAGTCGCAGTTCAGGTTACAATAGTCCTTTCAATACTCACAAATCATAATTCAATATGTAAATACATGCACATACATGTGTATTGGTTTGCATTTTTGGAATACATTATCTTTTACACGTTCCCAGTATTTAAATTCCAATGTTACACCGGGTTATGTCAACAACCCCACAAGATGCATAACATGACACAACCCAATGAGATGGTGTTGTAAGGGGAATTACATTGTTATTGATGTCTTGGTAGCATAGCAGTTGCTACAGACTTGCGTGTGTCATGCAAAACAGATTGGCTTACTTCTGTTGTTTTTAGTCGGGGAATATATGTTGTTAACTTTCTAATTCTTTGCAAAATTAGCAGTCACCACAggtttataaatacaattttcTTTATGAAAAAGCTGCGTACTCGTCCTTTTGTTGAAAAATGCCTGTTCGTGTGAGCAACATGCTTCCATCTGGAGTACATTCATTCACAACAGAATGTCCTGGAATTGAGCAATCCCCACCTCTTGTGATGCTCTTCCTTGCGCTACACTTTATTAAAGCGGTATGCAACACAGCATAGGAATGAATTGTTCCGGTTTATATTAAACCGTAGAGCTGGATTCTCAGAGTGTTCGTAACTCACCTTCCCAACTGAAATATGACACAAACATACTTTCATATTTAATTCACAAG
Encoded proteins:
- the LOC117425893 gene encoding zinc finger protein 536-like isoform X2 is translated as MEETSLCLGVSSAVPEAEAHLNSTVLNGQYPISQKLHQLTAQLGHAFPDLHNRQIPEEKAATPLDEKSHLSFASQPISSQMALLANHLNRDIDSSLAMNGRVDLQQFLNGQNLGIMSQMNDIEDDARKNRKYPCPLCGKRFRFNSILSLHMRTHTGEKPFKCPYCDHRAAQKGNLKIHLRTHKLGNLGKGRGRVREENRLLHELEERAILRDKQMKGSLLQPRPDMKQQQQPPQQHQLQPMQTQLQQQQQIPIAPCSLPTLTSHSTPENTSLLAPSPKPAQEEQAAPPTGFRCTFCKGKFKKREELDRHIRILHKPYKCTLCDFAASQEEDLISHVEKAHITAESAQGQGSSGNGDKPANEFRCEVCSQVFSQAWFLKGHMRKHKDSFEHCCQICGRRFKEPWFLKNHMKVHLNKLSIKSKSPTDSEVPVTINSMAQETHANLYSRYISCLQSGYLSPDKTGLGDQNQMLSKAAITMKEKEMLGKLLAPVGGMGHSLGEGEKRSLLGCLNLVPPLKSSCMERLQAAAKVAEIDPINNYQTWQIMARGMAMDQAFLSKEHQQVTCSQEETLANAGILFAKEKRDYLLMAADGSKQKLHTEAVQCAKSSDLVSGKDGNSENSREFMPRSLGQSLEYSIPSMKEKSTECSDCGRVFRTYHQVVVHSRVHKRDRKPGEEGIRVCLDERRGSASDPETQSISRSTTPGSSNITEESGAGGGLSQTGSAQEDSPHPSSPSSDAGEEVGKPMGVQQSSLVRDRGLGSAMKDCPYCGKSFRTSHHLKVHLRIHTGEKPYKCPHCDYAGTQSASLKYHLERHHRERQNGGGALSGHPQEHKEDHGAGKSSVFIRPDILRGVFKGVPSMDFRGGHMLPHHWASGMLSSRERHMQCSSMASDPPSENLKGSEASGEGVPSFSDLGRAYQSMVGNGVNFQGSLQAFMDNVVLSSLKKDKEMKEKPFSECPDMKAKTTEQSEEKTVAKPSEGKPEKSQYEPLDLSIRPDSASLPGSSVTIQDNIAWHGCLFCSFTTSSMELMALHLQANHLGKNKRKESILDIAGMSKDHIGESYSTNKASLAINAIQSGKKATVSKQATHVDKMNQQQQGKESLGEQKTSTWPNHMDTNVSLQNDFFKQFSSYATSSRAGSQGSSHEAEKMIQTSDSSNLKPTSLTNRCASDKLSDKVFCDEMETSEEQDQSEDEVRAADHSNNESANEKQNSDDEDEARAADHSNNESATEKQDSDGEDEDDDHDYDDDDDDDDDDEEDDDESRDQMQTESAAKDSLGLMSSMSLEKQWQGMNLLSSQGVPPGVVKPEQAHLEQQMNMLSVLRAYSTENLAVFNGLGNSSNTTGGIKRPDLPVLQWLREEGLPKDLPQECNVAVLNEMHEDSLMKD